A window of the Bacillus sp. A301a_S52 genome harbors these coding sequences:
- a CDS encoding cupredoxin domain-containing protein, which yields MHLHKYEKIWLVFGIGSLVLFLVVLGVAAFAFGHQPPSHMASIDSQNLEESVFSEPGLEQINEDTYRARLIAMAFGYSPDTIEVPVGSTVIFEVTSQDVVHSFTIPGTNVNMMITPGHVNMAEYTFDEPGEYLVLCNEYCGTGHHYMQMKIEVTP from the coding sequence ATGCATTTACACAAATATGAAAAAATTTGGCTTGTGTTCGGTATCGGGTCACTCGTCCTATTTTTAGTTGTACTCGGTGTTGCCGCCTTTGCTTTTGGCCACCAGCCACCAAGTCATATGGCTTCAATCGATTCACAGAATCTCGAAGAAAGCGTTTTCTCAGAACCAGGACTAGAACAAATTAATGAGGACACGTATAGAGCTCGCTTGATTGCAATGGCATTCGGTTATAGTCCAGATACAATTGAGGTCCCTGTAGGGTCCACCGTTATTTTCGAGGTGACGAGCCAAGATGTCGTTCATAGTTTCACCATCCCAGGCACAAATGTCAATATGATGATTACACCTGGCCATGTCAATATGGCTGAGTATACGTTCGATGAACCTGGGGAGTATTTGGTTCTATGTAACGAATATTGCGGTACAGGCCATCATTATATGCAAATGAAAATCGAGGTGACACCATAA
- a CDS encoding cytochrome c oxidase subunit 2A, protein MGQAGLEKDKKTLPATEQETSLKGTLIFVLSIGSFILITWFAIFYLFVGRI, encoded by the coding sequence ATGGGGCAGGCTGGATTAGAAAAAGATAAAAAAACATTACCAGCAACAGAACAAGAAACGTCACTAAAAGGGACACTCATTTTCGTTTTGTCTATTGGGTCCTTCATTCTCATAACGTGGTTTGCAATCTTTTATTTATTTGTAGGAAGGATTTAA